One window of the Pedobacter ginsengisoli genome contains the following:
- a CDS encoding glycoside hydrolase produces MKIKSLLPGTFIRKITCSLFLLTSALISFCQEQKPIKFTLLFNKTVQQIHNIGASGCWYTEEIGKQWPLAEKQHIAELLFSKELGKDGRPKGIGLSAWRFNIGGGTAEQGDSSGIADPARRVECFLSPDGTYNWNKQQGYTWMLQQAKNYGVKDLIAFVNSPPVQFNKNGRGYKSHKDGSTNLRPDKYDAYANFLTEVIKHYDKMNLHFNYISPINEPQWDWLKASNQEGSPWTNEEMFKTIKSLNTSLAKQKLNTKILTTEAGQLDYLYADKGRTSRQIDSFWNPKSPFYIGNFSNSTKFVEGHGYFTENGDETLINTRKSLRDTLKKYKGLEYWQSEYSMLGNGYKDKIAGKPNEMDHALFLAKVINHDFTVGNASAWHFWNAYEPGSPLNPRYFLIALNPQRASKPETRYTITKNLWVLGHYSLFIRPGMVRIETQRNDGLSDMEIAQQVMISAFKDPKGKNVVVNVINYTKEAKKVDFEFKDFLKGKLKKHYITSEKQNDNIRPYPIADTTLPPRSISTFIFAAP; encoded by the coding sequence ATGAAAATTAAGTCCCTCCTTCCCGGCACATTTATCAGAAAAATAACCTGCAGTTTATTCCTTTTAACAAGTGCCTTAATTTCATTCTGTCAGGAACAGAAACCAATTAAATTCACACTCCTCTTTAATAAAACAGTACAGCAAATACATAACATTGGCGCATCTGGTTGCTGGTATACAGAAGAAATTGGCAAGCAATGGCCATTAGCCGAAAAGCAGCATATTGCCGAATTGTTATTTAGTAAAGAATTAGGAAAAGACGGCAGACCCAAAGGCATCGGCCTATCTGCATGGCGATTTAACATTGGCGGAGGAACTGCAGAGCAAGGCGACAGCAGTGGAATTGCAGATCCCGCACGTCGTGTGGAGTGTTTTCTATCTCCTGATGGAACTTACAACTGGAACAAGCAGCAAGGATACACCTGGATGTTGCAGCAAGCAAAAAATTATGGGGTAAAGGATTTAATTGCGTTTGTAAATAGCCCCCCTGTACAATTTAACAAAAACGGTCGCGGTTACAAATCACATAAAGATGGTTCCACAAACTTAAGGCCCGACAAATATGATGCTTATGCAAATTTCCTTACCGAAGTAATAAAACATTATGATAAAATGAACCTCCATTTTAACTACATAAGCCCAATAAATGAGCCCCAATGGGATTGGCTAAAAGCATCTAACCAGGAAGGTAGCCCCTGGACAAATGAAGAAATGTTTAAAACCATTAAGTCTTTAAACACCAGTTTGGCAAAGCAAAAGCTCAACACAAAAATACTAACTACTGAGGCAGGTCAGCTCGATTACTTATATGCCGACAAAGGAAGAACATCACGACAGATAGACAGTTTCTGGAATCCAAAAAGCCCTTTTTACATAGGCAATTTTAGCAATAGTACAAAGTTTGTTGAAGGCCATGGTTACTTTACAGAAAATGGAGATGAGACCCTTATAAACACCAGAAAATCTTTAAGAGATACCTTAAAAAAATACAAAGGTCTGGAATATTGGCAATCAGAATACTCAATGCTTGGCAATGGCTATAAAGATAAAATAGCAGGCAAGCCTAACGAGATGGACCATGCGTTATTCCTTGCAAAGGTAATTAACCATGATTTTACTGTCGGAAATGCTTCTGCCTGGCATTTCTGGAATGCATACGAGCCAGGAAGTCCATTAAACCCACGTTATTTCCTTATTGCATTAAACCCGCAAAGAGCAAGCAAACCTGAAACCAGATACACCATAACTAAAAACCTATGGGTATTGGGGCATTACAGTCTATTTATCCGCCCAGGTATGGTTCGGATAGAAACACAAAGAAACGATGGGTTAAGCGACATGGAGATTGCCCAGCAGGTAATGATTTCTGCATTTAAAGATCCAAAAGGGAAAAACGTAGTTGTAAACGTAATTAACTACACCAAAGAAGCTAAAAAAGTTGACTTTGAATTTAAAGACTTCCTTAAAGGAAAGCTTAAAAAGCATTATATAACATCTGAAAAGCAAAATGACAATATACGCCCTTATCCAATAGCAGACACTACTTTACCTCCACGTTCAATAAGCACTTTTATATTCGCTGCTCCTTAA
- a CDS encoding BrxA/BrxB family bacilliredoxin, with amino-acid sequence MYPEYLVEPMRAELTNVGFEELKTAAEVDSAITSEGTVFVVVNSVCGCAAANARPAAKLAAANEKHPTKLVTVFAGMEKEAVDRARGYMLPFPPSSPSMALFKDGKLVHMIERHQIEGRPAQMIADSLIGAFDQYC; translated from the coding sequence ATGTATCCAGAATATTTAGTTGAACCAATGCGTGCTGAACTTACAAACGTAGGTTTTGAAGAATTAAAAACTGCTGCGGAAGTTGATAGTGCTATAACAAGCGAAGGAACAGTGTTTGTAGTAGTGAACTCGGTATGTGGTTGTGCGGCTGCAAATGCGCGTCCGGCTGCAAAATTAGCTGCTGCTAACGAAAAACACCCTACAAAATTGGTAACGGTTTTTGCTGGTATGGAAAAAGAAGCGGTTGACAGAGCTAGAGGTTATATGTTGCCTTTCCCACCGTCATCACCTTCAATGGCTTTGTTTAAGGATGGTAAACTGGTTCACATGATTGAGCGTCATCAAATTGAAGGTCGCCCTGCACAAATGATTGCAGATAGCCTTATTGGTGCTTTTGATCAGTACTGCTAA
- a CDS encoding sensor histidine kinase, giving the protein MKTYCFILLLLLTATRSSAQFSTPDKYLDSLNQLISKTESDSIRSRNYFLLADYWREQDTVKAKAYLEKGKAFADKYPYMKAMYYSYLANYYLGIDNTKSEINYLKADKELSVFKTKEAYQERAGAWHNYALVQQHQDDHKGALDALINHVLPLSKKAEDKIWLGTEYISIATIFMNIKQYKKAIPYLNQGIEHFQNAPRSQYFLLVNAYLTAADNYSGLENYKQTKKYLDLAKTLLDRSKNIVSHYRIEVFQLDYYKCATTYFVATKQHQKALQHADEAIKLAKELNDNYSLQEIAFDKHTILIEQKRYPEAEKILIELVNLKETTSLTQNRLKTFDALASLYHTTGNMAKAYAWLKKSKSLGDSLSESKLKTDISNLEIKYKTVEKEKKIVSLNAANENANNKIKQNLLLNWLLGLISVFLLVIIILGWFFYRNSKKLAAQKELYHQQQLRDIERQRQIDVVQVMLETKEDEQNRVARDLHDGLGGMLSAAKVNLTHYTQEKNNNTDVELDNIVIQLENAITELRRIAHNMIPGMLLKLGLEAALRDLCDTLSTQNLDVVFQWLNIQTEPPVQEQITIYRIVQEALANAVKHANAKNILLQCTQSEHIFFITIDDDGKGFNADKPIKNQGMGLKNMKSRVEHLNGTIEILSKENEQGTSINIELHVNS; this is encoded by the coding sequence ATGAAAACGTATTGCTTTATTTTACTTCTTTTGCTGACCGCCACCAGGAGCAGCGCACAATTTTCTACTCCAGACAAGTATCTCGACAGCCTTAATCAACTCATCAGTAAAACCGAATCCGACAGTATAAGATCCCGTAATTACTTCCTGTTAGCTGACTATTGGAGAGAACAAGATACCGTTAAAGCAAAAGCTTATCTGGAAAAAGGCAAGGCTTTTGCCGATAAATATCCTTACATGAAAGCCATGTACTATTCCTATTTGGCTAATTATTATTTAGGGATAGACAATACCAAAAGTGAAATCAATTATTTAAAAGCTGATAAAGAGCTTTCTGTTTTCAAGACCAAAGAAGCCTACCAGGAAAGGGCTGGAGCCTGGCATAACTATGCTTTGGTGCAGCAACATCAGGATGACCATAAAGGAGCCTTAGATGCTTTGATTAATCATGTGCTTCCATTATCAAAAAAAGCAGAAGACAAAATATGGCTGGGTACTGAATATATTTCAATAGCTACCATTTTTATGAATATAAAGCAGTACAAAAAAGCAATCCCCTATCTAAATCAAGGTATTGAACACTTTCAGAACGCGCCCCGTAGTCAATATTTTTTACTGGTAAATGCGTACTTAACTGCAGCAGACAATTACTCAGGCTTAGAGAACTATAAGCAAACTAAAAAATATCTGGATTTAGCCAAAACACTGTTAGACAGATCAAAAAACATAGTTTCTCATTATCGGATAGAAGTATTTCAACTCGACTATTACAAATGTGCCACAACATATTTTGTGGCTACCAAACAACATCAAAAAGCATTACAACATGCCGATGAGGCAATTAAACTGGCCAAAGAGCTCAATGATAATTATTCCCTACAGGAAATCGCTTTTGATAAACACACTATTCTTATTGAACAAAAACGTTATCCTGAAGCAGAAAAAATTCTGATTGAGCTGGTAAATCTAAAAGAGACAACCTCTTTAACTCAAAATCGTTTAAAAACATTTGATGCGTTGGCCAGCCTTTACCATACAACAGGCAATATGGCAAAAGCCTACGCCTGGTTAAAAAAGAGCAAAAGCCTAGGAGATAGTTTAAGTGAAAGCAAACTAAAAACCGATATAAGTAACCTTGAAATAAAATACAAAACTGTAGAAAAGGAGAAAAAAATTGTTTCCCTGAATGCCGCAAACGAAAATGCCAATAATAAAATCAAGCAAAACCTTTTGCTAAACTGGCTATTAGGTCTCATTAGTGTATTTTTATTAGTAATTATCATTTTGGGCTGGTTCTTTTACAGAAATAGTAAGAAACTGGCAGCACAAAAAGAACTTTACCATCAACAGCAGCTGAGAGATATAGAAAGACAACGGCAAATAGACGTGGTCCAGGTAATGCTGGAGACCAAGGAGGATGAACAAAACCGCGTAGCCCGTGACTTGCACGATGGTTTGGGCGGAATGCTATCCGCTGCTAAGGTCAATTTAACCCACTATACACAGGAAAAAAACAACAATACCGATGTTGAACTGGATAACATAGTTATTCAACTGGAAAATGCGATAACAGAACTTCGACGTATAGCCCACAATATGATACCAGGAATGCTTTTAAAACTGGGTCTAGAGGCAGCATTACGTGATTTATGCGATACATTAAGCACTCAAAATCTGGATGTTGTGTTTCAATGGCTAAACATACAGACTGAACCACCTGTTCAGGAGCAAATTACCATTTACCGCATTGTACAAGAAGCCCTTGCTAATGCTGTTAAACATGCCAATGCCAAAAATATCCTTTTACAATGCACACAAAGTGAGCATATTTTTTTCATTACTATTGACGACGATGGTAAGGGTTTCAATGCTGACAAGCCGATCAAAAACCAAGGCATGGGACTAAAAAACATGAAAAGCAGAGTTGAGCATTTAAACGGAACAATAGAAATTTTATCAAAAGAGAACGAACAAGGTACATCCATAAATATAGAACTACATGTTAATTCCTAA
- a CDS encoding response regulator — MLIPKPTLAIIDDHPIVIEGLTKLLMKKEKFNLIGSFTNGQDFISFLKTTPINIVLLDIVLPGIDGMDLCKEIKNISPTTIVLAFSNHQERSGIMKMLENGASGYVLKDASIDELMFCIDEAMNGRITFSKAINDILIQAQLKENRVAKLTQRETEILKLIANGTTTPHIAELLFLSKFTVENHRKNILQKLKAKNVAELISIANQQGLL, encoded by the coding sequence ATGTTAATTCCTAAACCCACCCTTGCCATTATAGACGACCATCCAATTGTTATTGAGGGGTTGACTAAACTTTTAATGAAGAAAGAAAAATTTAACCTTATTGGCAGTTTTACCAATGGCCAGGATTTCATTTCCTTTTTAAAAACCACTCCCATTAACATTGTGCTTTTAGACATTGTTTTACCAGGTATTGATGGCATGGATTTATGTAAAGAAATAAAAAACATCTCTCCCACAACAATTGTCCTGGCCTTTAGTAATCACCAGGAAAGAAGCGGTATCATGAAAATGCTTGAAAATGGGGCAAGTGGATATGTGCTAAAAGATGCTTCTATAGATGAACTTATGTTTTGTATTGATGAGGCCATGAATGGCAGGATCACATTTAGCAAGGCCATTAACGACATTCTTATACAAGCACAACTAAAAGAAAACAGAGTAGCCAAGCTCACACAAAGAGAAACCGAAATTCTAAAACTAATTGCCAATGGAACCACAACACCCCATATTGCCGAGCTCCTTTTTTTAAGCAAGTTTACAGTAGAAAATCATCGAAAAAATATATTACAAAAGCTAAAGGCTAAAAATGTAGCTGAACTGATAAGCATTGCTAACCAGCAAGGTTTGCTTTAA
- a CDS encoding outer membrane beta-barrel protein, which translates to MYKIYALVVVMILAVTVFNAKAQTANPVPAGVAKGLVRDTVQNYVLKSATVSVYKAADSTLISYQVTNNYGEFNFKTLPINVPLRVDVSHVGYATFKKNFTIPAGKNIVDLGTIVVNRRDVMLKDVEISVPPISMNGDTLEFNAAAFKLDSNAVVEDLLRKIPNVTLWGDGKITVNGREVKNLLVNGKSFFGGDMKIATQNLAKNSIQKIQVYNTARDQQSTRADSTLEMNIKLKKGKDIGFFGKIGFGYGTDKRYEADASINMYSPKMQLALVGAMNNINKTAYNTESLMANSTFKGGGTNVEYQPDFRATGLNRPRSAGANFAYDFIEKPTYQKKSTLKANYFIQDRRSDNLTETQTTTSINSTAKNIENGNSISSSSNTNQRFDSNYELAKRGHRLNLSQAVNFFNGENVDQTFRTAGTLENALTSTNNSLNTSHNQNANYNVNGSYYYSPSFYTNKTRFTGLNMDFKLQGYENEGQRVNITEFKSFVNSTQNQKFNRKYDTKSNGSSQELNLTIPNAQRLLFTSKNFSTLNFKITNKLSLRTDDNDNHVQDLDTVTNIYRGNAYLGNRVKTTLLEETPGIGIEKSFQKSLSNRYYKTLTIRFHPKMIMMSQDNRSDRSFQNIKRSYQKFVPDAGIDYYNYQYGEYSRNYSLNYYTTLRIPTIQQLAPLTDSTNLYYLQRGNINLRKSVQQELAFNFSHNDQRNKNTLNYYFRASAGIVDDNIVDSLLIDEQNRRTVFLVNADGHKYLNLYGYVRKAYKFKSSELQLYLSTDLNTNRNPGYTNNVFTYSTNLNTNSNANVNYTYKSYLAVALNQSMSTYKSRQEAFNTGYNGKNLGTTLSTSYNVTKKFTLNSNITFNNSSSSNAKDINFTIWNASAVYRFLKGNNAEFKFSALDLLHQNSSVINYGSANSFTVGRQNVLQQYFMTTLSYYPRQFGKKGGKK; encoded by the coding sequence ATGTATAAAATTTACGCTCTCGTTGTGGTCATGATATTGGCTGTAACTGTTTTTAATGCAAAGGCGCAAACTGCAAATCCTGTGCCCGCGGGTGTGGCAAAAGGGCTTGTTAGAGATACAGTGCAAAATTATGTGCTCAAATCGGCCACAGTGTCTGTGTACAAAGCTGCAGACAGCACTTTGATAAGTTACCAGGTTACCAATAATTACGGTGAATTTAATTTTAAAACCCTCCCAATTAATGTTCCGTTAAGGGTTGATGTTAGTCATGTAGGCTATGCAACATTCAAAAAAAACTTTACCATACCTGCGGGTAAAAACATTGTAGATTTAGGGACCATAGTGGTAAACAGAAGGGATGTAATGCTTAAAGATGTAGAGATTTCTGTACCACCAATAAGTATGAATGGCGATACACTTGAGTTTAATGCTGCGGCTTTTAAACTGGATAGCAATGCAGTGGTTGAAGATTTGCTTAGAAAAATACCAAATGTTACCCTTTGGGGAGATGGGAAAATTACTGTGAACGGACGTGAGGTTAAAAATTTACTGGTAAATGGTAAATCATTTTTTGGTGGCGATATGAAAATAGCTACGCAAAATCTGGCAAAGAACTCAATTCAAAAAATACAAGTGTATAATACAGCCAGGGATCAGCAAAGTACGCGTGCAGATTCGACCTTGGAAATGAACATTAAACTGAAAAAGGGAAAAGACATTGGCTTTTTTGGTAAAATTGGTTTTGGGTATGGTACAGACAAGCGTTATGAGGCAGATGCGAGTATCAACATGTATTCGCCAAAAATGCAGTTAGCTTTGGTAGGGGCAATGAACAATATTAACAAAACTGCCTATAATACTGAAAGTTTGATGGCTAACAGTACATTTAAGGGCGGGGGAACCAACGTTGAGTATCAGCCCGATTTTAGAGCTACCGGGTTAAACCGGCCTCGTTCTGCTGGGGCAAATTTCGCTTATGATTTTATAGAGAAGCCCACGTATCAGAAAAAGAGCACGCTTAAAGCCAATTACTTTATACAGGACAGACGCAGCGATAATTTGACGGAAACCCAAACTACTACTTCAATAAACAGCACTGCTAAGAATATAGAGAATGGAAACAGCATCAGTTCCTCATCAAATACCAATCAGCGTTTCGATTCAAACTATGAACTGGCAAAAAGGGGCCATAGGTTAAATCTTTCGCAGGCTGTGAATTTCTTTAACGGAGAGAATGTTGATCAAACTTTCAGGACGGCCGGAACGCTTGAAAATGCACTTACAAGTACAAATAACTCGCTCAATACGAGTCATAACCAGAATGCTAACTATAATGTGAACGGGAGCTATTATTATTCTCCTTCATTTTATACAAACAAAACACGATTTACCGGGCTCAATATGGATTTTAAATTACAGGGATACGAAAACGAGGGGCAACGCGTAAATATTACTGAATTTAAGTCCTTTGTCAATTCTACACAGAACCAGAAATTTAACCGTAAATACGATACCAAAAGTAATGGTTCTAGTCAGGAGTTAAATTTAACTATTCCAAATGCACAAAGGCTACTTTTTACATCCAAAAATTTTTCAACCTTAAACTTTAAAATAACCAATAAGCTAAGCTTAAGAACAGACGATAACGACAATCATGTTCAGGATTTAGATACGGTAACCAACATTTACAGGGGGAATGCTTATTTAGGTAACCGTGTGAAAACAACTTTGCTTGAAGAAACACCAGGCATAGGTATTGAAAAATCCTTTCAGAAAAGCTTATCCAACAGGTACTACAAAACACTTACGATAAGGTTTCATCCAAAAATGATCATGATGTCGCAAGACAACCGTTCTGATCGCTCTTTTCAAAACATCAAACGTAGTTACCAGAAGTTTGTTCCGGACGCGGGCATAGACTATTATAACTATCAATACGGAGAATACTCCAGAAATTACAGCCTTAATTATTATACAACGTTAAGAATTCCAACCATACAGCAATTGGCTCCGTTAACCGATAGTACTAATTTGTATTACCTGCAAAGGGGTAATATTAACCTGAGGAAGTCTGTACAGCAGGAATTGGCTTTTAATTTTAGTCATAACGATCAGCGTAATAAAAATACCCTTAATTATTATTTCAGAGCAAGTGCAGGTATAGTAGATGATAATATTGTAGATAGCCTTTTAATAGATGAGCAGAACAGGCGAACGGTGTTTCTGGTAAATGCGGATGGGCATAAGTACCTGAACTTGTATGGTTATGTTAGAAAAGCTTATAAATTTAAGTCTTCAGAACTGCAGCTATATTTAAGTACAGATTTGAATACGAACAGGAACCCCGGATACACCAATAACGTGTTTACTTATTCAACCAATTTAAATACCAACTCCAATGCCAATGTTAATTATACCTACAAAAGCTATCTGGCTGTAGCGCTAAATCAGTCTATGTCTACCTATAAATCCAGACAGGAAGCTTTTAATACAGGGTATAATGGTAAAAACCTGGGTACAACCTTGAGCACCAGTTACAATGTAACCAAGAAATTTACCTTAAACAGTAACATCACCTTTAACAACAGCTCATCTTCAAATGCTAAGGATATTAACTTTACCATTTGGAATGCAAGTGCCGTATATCGTTTTCTTAAAGGCAATAATGCCGAGTTTAAGTTTTCGGCCCTCGATTTATTGCACCAGAACAGCAGTGTAATTAACTATGGAAGTGCTAACAGTTTTACTGTGGGCAGGCAAAATGTTTTGCAGCAGTATTTTATGACCACTTTGTCTTATTATCCACGACAATTTGGGAAAAAGGGAGGTAAAAAATGA